A DNA window from Corvus cornix cornix isolate S_Up_H32 chromosome 13, ASM73873v5, whole genome shotgun sequence contains the following coding sequences:
- the ATOX1 gene encoding copper transport protein ATOX1, whose translation MGPGPARPFLRAAPATAIGDPGSGIRGRSSAMPKHEFFVDMTCEGCSNAVTRVLHRLGGVNFDIDLPNKKVCIDSEHNVDTLLETLKKTGKNASYLGEKSAQ comes from the exons AtggggccgggcccggcccgccccTTCCTCCGCGCCGCGCCCGCAACCGCGATCGGCGATCCGGGATCCGGGATCCGGGGCCGCAGCTCAGCCATGCCG aaacaCGAGTTCTTTGTGGACATGACCTGTGAAGGCTGTTCCAATGCGGTCACCCGTGtcctgcacaggctgggag gTGTCAACTTTGACATTGACCTGCCCAACAAGAAGGTGTGTATCGACTCGGAGCACAACGTTGACACCCTGTTGGAAACCCTCAAGAAGACTGGAAAGAATGCTTCCTACCTCGGGGAGAAGTCTGCACAGTAG